Proteins from a single region of Chlamydia buteonis:
- a CDS encoding ATP-binding cassette domain-containing protein: protein MTVQILVKDLSFRYGPKSPWIINKVSFTIHEGDFIGIIGPNGGGKTTLALLVLGLLQPTVGTLTTFPANAKKSQPTIGWVPQHFSYDFSFPISVKEVVLSGRLSFLRWHGKYSKYDHALAEQALETVDLLHHKDTCFSHLSGGQIQRVLLARALSSQPKLLILDEPTANIDPENQQRILQILKELNTQCTILMITHDLHHTTSNFNKVFYMSRTLTTLTNTLTIPQEFCCDSFEKKADL, encoded by the coding sequence ATGACAGTACAAATACTCGTTAAAGATCTTTCCTTTCGCTATGGACCGAAAAGCCCCTGGATTATCAATAAAGTGTCCTTTACGATTCATGAAGGAGACTTTATAGGCATTATAGGCCCCAACGGTGGGGGGAAAACAACTCTAGCTCTACTTGTATTAGGCTTATTGCAACCTACTGTAGGAACTTTAACAACGTTCCCCGCAAATGCAAAAAAATCACAACCTACCATTGGATGGGTCCCTCAGCACTTCTCTTATGATTTTTCGTTCCCTATCTCTGTGAAAGAGGTTGTGCTTTCTGGAAGATTGTCTTTTCTACGTTGGCATGGGAAATATTCTAAATATGACCATGCACTTGCTGAACAAGCTCTTGAAACCGTAGATCTTTTACATCACAAAGACACATGCTTTTCTCATCTATCCGGAGGACAAATACAAAGAGTTCTTTTAGCTAGAGCCCTGTCTTCACAACCTAAACTTCTTATCCTAGATGAACCCACAGCAAATATAGACCCAGAAAATCAACAACGCATTCTACAAATTCTAAAAGAACTGAATACTCAGTGTACTATCCTCATGATTACTCATGATTTACATCATACAACCAGCAACTTCAATAAAGTATTTTACATGAGCAGAACTTTAACCACACTAACGAATACACTGACGATACCCCAAGAGTTCTGTTGTGATTCCTTCGAAAAAAAGGCTGATCTATGA
- a CDS encoding metal ABC transporter solute-binding protein, Zn/Mn family produces the protein MHRIFILLLFFFSCSRAFGESKPEQKHVLVSIAPYKFLVEQIAENTCKVCSIVTNNYDPHTYELSPRHMEKILRAQLWFRMGENFEKSCEKHVSCPQVDLTKNIDIIPGHTGCSHRFHSFDTHTWLSPKNLKIQVMAITEALCLHFPEHTTLYQSNGAKLLKTLENLDLEIQKITAAAKQRHILVAHGAFAYFCRDYNFFQHVVEKSNHTEPSPKDVVRAAQSIRKHGISSMVLLRHAGKRSSAMLAERFHMDTVNLDPYEENVIYNLKTIATTFANL, from the coding sequence ATGCATAGAATATTCATCCTTCTTTTGTTCTTCTTTTCTTGTTCTCGTGCCTTTGGAGAATCTAAACCAGAACAAAAACACGTACTTGTCAGTATAGCCCCTTATAAATTTTTAGTTGAACAGATAGCAGAAAATACCTGCAAGGTATGTTCGATAGTTACCAATAACTATGACCCCCATACCTATGAGTTATCTCCACGACATATGGAAAAAATTCTTCGTGCACAATTATGGTTTCGTATGGGAGAAAACTTTGAAAAGTCTTGTGAAAAACATGTTTCTTGCCCCCAAGTAGATCTGACAAAAAATATAGACATCATTCCTGGACACACAGGATGTTCACACCGATTCCACAGTTTTGACACCCACACTTGGTTAAGTCCGAAAAATCTAAAAATACAAGTAATGGCTATCACAGAAGCGCTATGTCTGCATTTCCCAGAACATACTACGTTATATCAAAGCAATGGGGCAAAGCTACTCAAAACCTTAGAAAACTTAGATTTAGAAATTCAAAAAATTACAGCGGCTGCTAAACAACGTCATATTTTAGTCGCTCACGGAGCTTTTGCGTATTTCTGTAGGGATTACAATTTTTTCCAACATGTGGTTGAAAAAAGTAACCACACAGAGCCCTCCCCTAAAGATGTTGTCCGCGCTGCGCAAAGCATTCGCAAGCATGGGATTTCTTCTATGGTTTTGCTCCGTCATGCTGGGAAACGCAGTAGTGCTATGCTAGCAGAACGCTTCCATATGGATACAGTAAACTTAGATCCCTATGAAGAAAACGTGATATATAATCTAAAAACTATAGCAACCACTTTTGCTAATTTATGA
- the thiE gene encoding thiamine phosphate synthase translates to MEEDFFKLILITNKQNVSVEEYLDFVFACVQSGVTSVQLREKELSYREFLGFGEALKSILDPLGIPLIVSDSVSMCLDLDAAGVHLGQTDGDVIEARELLGSDKIIGWNVNTLDQLLNANTLPIDYLGLSAMFASQNKPDATNLWGFSGLEQVVSLCEHPIVAIGGIDESNASEVIEAGAAGIAAIGVFHSSQNPGLVTKALREIVDRGLRC, encoded by the coding sequence TTGGAAGAAGACTTTTTCAAACTGATTCTAATCACCAATAAACAGAATGTTTCGGTAGAGGAGTATCTCGATTTCGTTTTCGCTTGCGTACAATCTGGAGTAACCTCTGTTCAACTTCGTGAAAAGGAACTGTCGTACAGAGAATTTTTGGGTTTTGGAGAAGCATTAAAGTCCATTTTAGATCCTTTGGGGATACCTTTAATTGTAAGCGACAGTGTATCGATGTGTTTGGATTTGGATGCTGCAGGTGTCCATCTAGGACAAACAGACGGTGATGTTATCGAAGCTAGAGAACTTCTAGGTTCTGATAAAATCATAGGGTGGAATGTAAATACTCTCGATCAACTTCTAAACGCTAATACTTTGCCTATTGATTATTTGGGATTGAGTGCAATGTTTGCCTCTCAAAATAAACCCGATGCAACTAATCTTTGGGGTTTTTCCGGTTTAGAACAAGTTGTTTCCCTTTGTGAGCATCCTATTGTCGCTATCGGTGGTATTGACGAAAGCAACGCATCTGAAGTTATTGAAGCTGGCGCTGCGGGTATAGCAGCTATAGGAGTATTTCACAGTTCACAAAACCCAGGCCTAGTAACGAAAGCATTAAGGGAAATTGTTGATAGAGGGCTGAGATGTTAG
- the thiM gene encoding hydroxyethylthiazole kinase, translating into MLERMNEALQCLRKEKPVILNITNYVSMDFLANCFLAIGASPIMSVSDLELEELIELSSAVYINIGTLDHLFIQRAYRAIDLAVRQNKPVIFDPVASGATKIRTEVSHHLLTHATIVRGNASEILSFGDVTMKTPGVDSTNSTQDAKDVATALAKECLCGCAIAVSGAIDFITDGNRNATVELGDPLMSYVVGMGCSLTGVLAAFRSVIDDSFEATRLGIEYFTLCGMLARERCEGPGLFKAYLLDELYASDFNRMRQYYDR; encoded by the coding sequence ATGTTAGAACGAATGAACGAAGCGTTGCAATGCTTAAGAAAGGAAAAGCCCGTAATTTTAAACATCACGAATTACGTTTCTATGGATTTCCTAGCGAACTGTTTTCTAGCCATCGGAGCTTCGCCTATTATGAGCGTTTCCGATTTAGAGTTAGAAGAGTTAATAGAATTGAGCTCGGCTGTTTATATTAATATCGGAACTTTAGATCATTTATTCATTCAAAGAGCTTACAGAGCTATAGACCTTGCTGTAAGACAAAATAAACCTGTGATTTTTGACCCAGTCGCTTCAGGCGCTACAAAGATTAGAACAGAGGTATCTCATCACTTGCTTACCCACGCCACAATTGTTCGAGGAAATGCTAGTGAGATCCTTTCTTTCGGCGATGTCACCATGAAAACACCTGGTGTAGATTCTACTAACTCTACACAAGACGCTAAAGATGTGGCCACCGCTCTAGCTAAAGAGTGTTTGTGCGGTTGTGCTATTGCCGTTTCTGGAGCTATAGATTTTATTACTGACGGGAATCGTAACGCAACTGTAGAACTTGGAGATCCGCTAATGTCTTATGTTGTAGGCATGGGCTGTTCTCTAACAGGAGTACTGGCTGCATTTAGATCAGTAATAGACGATTCTTTTGAAGCCACGAGATTAGGTATAGAATATTTCACTCTTTGCGGGATGCTGGCTCGTGAGCGCTGTGAAGGCCCCGGATTATTTAAGGCTTATCTTCTTGATGAGTTGTATGCTTCCGACTTTAATAGGATGCGTCAATACTACGATCGATAA
- a CDS encoding polymorphic outer membrane protein middle domain-containing protein — protein sequence MKWLSATAVFAAVLPSITVFGEPLSKELNSSYRGSGSSASDSLSKNFTQQTQDDSGTTYTITGNVSFTTFTNIPDPKPNRVVEPDSSPQSSTGSSKQKSENKLSTSTSTGYESTFTQPQEKLYHSPDDLNVTSFGSYVLDGDQGIFDIGKFADKKPNPLGFSLSSAFSTAVSTSTTDASTSTPTPKGGGAFYNDKMGPITFITHAGNPGSLSCSLIKMTGPGGAIYSKGPISFDGLENLTFQDNLSQQAGGALFTDSTLTIRNILNSIEFTNNAARVPIPLIPLLPSTPATGAGVGGLVPSKLKGTNLFPRYFSQELIAQDAGTQTPTFPTYTTETAGNGGAAFAKGAIVISTYKDMTFRGNSAEFPPIIDVIKEQIDAHNKAEAAKSAVVPEKVQASVGVAKQQEEETPSVIKGSGGAIFGLDTITISDGSEDTLFILNTATGAGGAIYGDKTISLNNIANLRFQSNSADTRGGAIYSKGNLTIQDSTVLTQFNANSGKTGGGAIYCLGDVTLTNLSQVRFGVNKAGNYDLKITIPSKEPPVAQALSSSVAEQPAPKPLVPPLGKGGGIYVEKAFTVSNITSILEFINNQATDHGGGAYVKGALNCSNSHRIQFTTNTSKKSGGGLYCESDVTFTNLTGKTLFQGNTATENGGGICLAETKSLTLSNLESFCLVNNTSSKSGGGAYIPKALSFTFPNPNTSSSTTPTIVPVFGSAVITGNKATENGGGVYTTQASLTNLELIDIGQNSAKNGAGLCTTSIPAGVLAIAAQPEEELDFKVDYVITANVTKNNATESGGGVYGKKGKISRLDHLNITGNSAGKSGGGLYFTEALTLEGIEISQISDNTAKESGGAIYAKVLTCTNLPDGLTVSNNKAEVTSTTKSDPQSSVPTDIAGGAFSAETLTLTNLKGSCTFSENKVIDNNKTASSDSPADPNIQGGAIYAKTKFTLQNSSGSVTFSGNSATTQRSTTTGQIAGGAIYSPTVTITNCSQPINFVGNSALCTPAEQPAAEGRAGGGSPKATFGGAIAGTTSITFTGNQALFFKGNSADNGSAIGCKNGSSQNGTITFSDSMFCSFEGNTAKNRGVIYADTLSIPQGHMNFSNNSSANDGSAIYFTTKADITAASSILFLDNKVTLAQTPAQQRSQVKNLGAAIYGEGNSSTDAILNLTALGGSITFKNNQCVPMGQKSMPSFCSITGKVKLTLNAAANQSINFYDAVRTQTVKSSNNSYETLDINKTSNGGTTTKYTGTVLFSSEYHENKSVIPQKVVLHDGTLVLGKNTELNVVSFDQKPGSLLVMGPGAVLSTQLKSGEPSAATGGIAINNLTIDFSDIISENGDASPPALKLGVSPVPAAVHRAHIAKNNALPRADASSPDVTQEKIYLTGTLTLIDPSGTFYQNPYLGEDRQIELLKLPTESNKVEISGLTLAGDTKPLKGYIGSWTLGPGDQNGTLKANWKFEEYRRWIYIPRDNYFYVNSILGSQNSLIAVKQGIVNNMLNNARFDDAAYNNLWLCGIGSFLQKEQGEESRSFSYHSRGYSLAIDAKPRPEFILGASFSQVFGHAKSEKAVDNYKHKGSDHSFQGTLYAGKAFYLPYKRTKAPRPILFQGIMTYGYMKHDTTTYYPSIHERNIGNWEDLGWLFDMRMVLDLKEPTQNSTTRFSFYSEAEYTGVRQKQFTELDYDPRTFDSFAYRNLTLPLGFVIEGALMQYDILMYNKLSLAYVPVVYRNKPKCNYRVNSTGQTGEIYGVIPSRNSGRAEYSSQIYLGPYWTLYGTYTVEAGMSSLVQIANCGARMIF from the coding sequence ATGAAGTGGCTATCTGCTACAGCTGTTTTTGCTGCCGTACTCCCCTCGATTACAGTATTTGGTGAACCTCTTTCGAAAGAATTAAACTCCAGCTACAGAGGGTCGGGATCAAGTGCTTCGGATTCTTTATCAAAGAATTTCACGCAGCAAACACAAGATGACAGCGGAACAACATACACAATTACTGGGAACGTCTCTTTCACAACTTTCACTAATATTCCTGATCCTAAACCTAATCGAGTAGTAGAACCTGATTCTTCTCCACAAAGTAGTACGGGCTCAAGCAAACAAAAGAGTGAGAATAAGTTAAGTACGAGTACTTCAACAGGATATGAGAGTACTTTTACACAACCTCAAGAAAAGTTGTATCATAGCCCAGATGACCTGAATGTTACATCATTTGGTTCGTATGTGTTAGATGGGGATCAGGGAATTTTTGACATAGGGAAGTTCGCAGATAAAAAACCTAACCCTCTAGGTTTCTCATTATCTTCAGCATTTTCTACTGCCGTCTCTACCTCCACCACAGATGCGTCTACTTCTACTCCTACTCCTAAAGGCGGAGGTGCTTTTTACAATGACAAAATGGGTCCTATAACATTCATTACACATGCAGGAAACCCAGGGTCATTATCCTGCTCCCTAATTAAAATGACAGGACCAGGTGGGGCTATATACTCCAAAGGTCCTATATCTTTTGATGGTCTAGAAAACCTTACGTTCCAGGATAATCTATCCCAACAAGCTGGTGGTGCTTTATTTACCGACTCCACACTGACAATTAGGAATATCCTAAACTCTATTGAATTTACAAATAACGCTGCCCGCGTTCCTATCCCTCTGATTCCCCTTCTACCATCAACACCAGCAACTGGAGCTGGAGTTGGTGGTTTAGTTCCTTCTAAATTAAAGGGAACGAATCTATTTCCTAGATACTTCTCTCAAGAATTAATAGCACAAGATGCAGGGACTCAAACACCTACATTCCCAACCTACACGACAGAAACTGCAGGGAATGGAGGTGCCGCTTTTGCTAAAGGCGCTATTGTCATCTCTACTTACAAAGATATGACTTTCCGAGGAAACTCTGCAGAATTTCCTCCCATTATTGATGTAATTAAAGAACAAATCGATGCGCATAACAAAGCAGAAGCTGCAAAATCGGCCGTAGTCCCTGAAAAGGTTCAAGCCTCTGTAGGGGTAGCTAAACAGCAAGAAGAAGAGACTCCTTCTGTTATCAAAGGCTCTGGAGGAGCAATTTTTGGCTTGGATACTATTACCATTAGTGATGGTTCTGAAGACACTCTCTTTATATTAAATACTGCTACAGGAGCTGGAGGAGCCATTTATGGAGATAAAACCATCTCCCTTAATAACATTGCTAACTTAAGGTTCCAAAGCAACTCCGCAGATACGAGAGGCGGAGCAATTTATTCAAAAGGGAATCTTACAATACAAGATTCCACCGTACTCACACAATTTAATGCGAACAGTGGGAAAACAGGTGGTGGGGCTATCTATTGCCTAGGGGACGTAACCCTGACCAACCTTTCTCAAGTCCGTTTTGGTGTTAACAAAGCTGGAAACTACGATCTCAAAATTACTATTCCAAGCAAAGAACCACCTGTTGCTCAAGCACTGTCTTCCTCAGTAGCAGAACAACCAGCTCCCAAGCCTCTTGTACCTCCTTTAGGAAAAGGTGGGGGTATCTATGTTGAGAAAGCTTTCACAGTTTCTAATATTACTTCTATTTTAGAATTTATAAATAACCAAGCCACAGATCATGGTGGGGGTGCGTACGTCAAAGGGGCACTAAATTGTAGTAATTCTCACAGAATACAATTTACAACAAATACCTCAAAAAAATCTGGGGGCGGGTTGTATTGCGAAAGCGATGTTACCTTTACCAACCTCACAGGGAAAACACTCTTTCAAGGCAACACAGCTACAGAAAATGGTGGCGGTATCTGTCTAGCTGAAACCAAATCTCTAACCTTATCAAACTTAGAGAGTTTTTGTTTAGTCAACAATACCTCAAGCAAAAGTGGTGGTGGAGCATACATTCCTAAAGCGCTTTCTTTTACATTCCCCAATCCGAATACTTCCTCTTCTACAACACCAACTATAGTTCCTGTCTTTGGAAGTGCTGTTATCACCGGCAACAAAGCCACAGAAAATGGTGGCGGTGTCTACACAACGCAAGCTTCGTTGACTAACCTTGAATTAATCGATATCGGTCAAAACTCTGCTAAAAATGGTGCTGGGCTGTGTACGACAAGCATTCCAGCAGGTGTCTTAGCAATTGCGGCACAACCTGAAGAAGAGTTAGACTTTAAAGTTGATTACGTCATTACAGCCAACGTAACAAAAAACAATGCTACAGAAAGTGGTGGGGGCGTTTATGGGAAAAAAGGGAAGATCTCTCGTCTAGACCATCTAAATATTACCGGGAACTCTGCAGGGAAATCCGGTGGTGGGCTGTATTTCACAGAAGCATTGACTCTTGAAGGTATAGAAATTTCACAGATTTCAGATAATACCGCAAAAGAGTCCGGTGGGGCTATCTATGCCAAAGTACTTACCTGCACTAACCTTCCTGATGGATTAACTGTAAGCAATAACAAAGCCGAAGTTACCTCAACTACTAAATCAGATCCGCAGTCTAGTGTTCCTACAGACATTGCCGGTGGAGCTTTCTCTGCTGAAACCCTTACCTTAACAAATCTGAAAGGCAGTTGTACCTTCTCTGAGAACAAAGTTATTGATAATAACAAAACAGCAAGTTCTGATAGTCCTGCTGATCCTAATATTCAAGGTGGGGCTATCTATGCTAAGACCAAATTCACACTTCAAAATAGCTCAGGAAGTGTAACCTTCTCAGGAAACTCGGCGACAACACAACGATCTACTACAACAGGACAAATAGCCGGAGGGGCTATTTATTCTCCTACTGTGACAATTACCAATTGTTCACAACCCATAAATTTTGTAGGCAATTCTGCTTTATGCACTCCAGCAGAACAGCCTGCTGCAGAAGGTCGTGCAGGAGGTGGCTCGCCTAAAGCAACCTTTGGTGGAGCTATTGCAGGAACAACCAGTATTACATTTACAGGAAACCAAGCACTATTTTTCAAAGGAAACTCTGCGGATAATGGTTCAGCTATTGGATGTAAAAACGGTTCTTCCCAAAACGGTACAATAACATTCTCTGACTCTATGTTCTGCTCCTTTGAAGGGAATACAGCTAAGAATCGCGGTGTTATCTATGCGGATACGTTATCCATTCCTCAAGGACACATGAACTTCTCTAACAATAGCTCTGCTAACGACGGTAGTGCTATTTACTTCACAACAAAAGCGGATATCACAGCAGCTTCTTCTATTCTGTTCCTGGACAATAAGGTAACTCTAGCTCAAACTCCAGCACAACAACGCTCGCAGGTTAAAAACCTGGGTGCAGCGATCTACGGAGAAGGAAATAGCAGCACTGATGCTATACTAAACCTTACAGCCCTAGGCGGTAGCATTACATTTAAAAATAACCAATGCGTACCCATGGGACAAAAATCCATGCCTTCTTTCTGCAGTATTACAGGAAAAGTTAAACTCACTCTTAACGCTGCCGCAAATCAATCGATTAATTTCTATGATGCTGTAAGAACTCAAACAGTTAAGTCCTCCAATAATAGCTACGAAACTCTAGATATTAATAAAACATCAAATGGAGGTACTACTACCAAGTACACAGGAACTGTATTATTCTCTTCAGAATACCACGAGAATAAATCGGTCATTCCGCAAAAGGTTGTCTTACATGACGGGACCTTAGTCTTAGGGAAAAATACAGAGTTAAACGTTGTTTCCTTCGATCAAAAACCCGGCTCTTTACTTGTGATGGGACCCGGTGCGGTACTTTCTACTCAGCTAAAAAGTGGAGAACCATCAGCGGCAACCGGGGGCATAGCTATTAATAACCTCACTATTGATTTTAGTGATATTATCTCAGAAAATGGAGATGCTTCCCCTCCTGCTTTAAAATTAGGTGTATCACCTGTACCAGCGGCAGTGCATAGAGCTCATATTGCAAAAAACAACGCGCTGCCCAGAGCAGATGCATCCAGTCCCGACGTAACTCAGGAAAAAATCTATTTAACAGGCACTCTGACTCTTATCGACCCTTCAGGAACTTTTTACCAAAATCCATACTTAGGGGAAGATCGTCAGATCGAGTTGCTCAAGCTACCGACAGAAAGTAACAAAGTAGAGATCTCTGGCCTCACCTTAGCAGGAGATACAAAACCCCTAAAAGGGTATATTGGCTCTTGGACACTAGGACCAGGTGATCAAAACGGCACTCTCAAAGCCAATTGGAAGTTTGAGGAGTACCGCCGCTGGATCTACATCCCTCGAGACAACTACTTCTACGTGAACTCTATCCTCGGTTCTCAAAACTCCCTCATTGCTGTAAAGCAGGGTATTGTGAACAACATGCTGAACAATGCACGTTTTGATGATGCTGCTTACAATAACCTTTGGTTATGTGGTATAGGCTCGTTCTTGCAAAAAGAACAAGGAGAAGAATCAAGATCCTTCTCCTATCATAGCCGAGGGTATTCATTGGCTATTGATGCTAAACCACGCCCTGAATTTATCCTCGGAGCCTCATTTAGCCAGGTGTTCGGCCACGCTAAATCAGAAAAAGCTGTAGATAATTACAAACATAAAGGTTCTGACCACTCCTTCCAAGGGACATTATATGCCGGTAAAGCGTTCTATTTGCCTTATAAGCGCACGAAAGCCCCTCGACCCATACTGTTTCAAGGGATAATGACATATGGCTATATGAAGCACGATACAACTACCTATTACCCATCAATTCATGAGCGCAATATTGGAAATTGGGAAGATCTTGGTTGGCTGTTTGATATGCGTATGGTTCTCGACTTAAAAGAACCTACGCAAAACTCTACAACAAGATTCTCTTTCTACTCTGAAGCCGAGTATACAGGAGTACGCCAAAAGCAATTTACAGAGCTTGACTATGATCCTAGAACATTCGACTCCTTCGCCTACAGAAATCTTACCTTACCTTTAGGTTTCGTTATTGAGGGTGCACTAATGCAATATGATATTCTTATGTATAACAAGTTATCCCTTGCTTATGTACCTGTGGTTTATAGAAACAAGCCTAAATGTAATTACAGAGTTAACTCTACAGGGCAAACTGGGGAAATTTATGGTGTCATCCCAAGCAGAAATTCTGGAAGAGCTGAATATAGCTCGCAAATATATCTTGGCCCTTACTGGACGTTATATGGCACGTACACTGTAGAAGCAGGGATGTCTTCATTAGTCCAGATTGCCAACTGCGGCGCACGTATGATATTCTAA